The Metabacillus endolithicus nucleotide sequence TTGATATTTTTCTGGTTTTTATAGATATAAAACACAAATGAATGTATGGAGCGTCCGACTTTTTTATGTACCTCATATTCAAAGCGAATATCTGTCTTTTCAGCAATTTCCTTCTTTGCTTTTTCAAGTACTACCGCTCGGAAATTTTTCATTAGGTTTAATTTATCATCAGGAATCGCCAGCATCTCTCTCAATTCCTTTATTTCCATGATCCTTTTACCAAAACGTTCTCTTTCTTTAAGCAGCTCATAAATTCTCCAGGAATACTCTGACCTTAATTTTAAAACATTATATAGCTGGTACTTTGTATATGATTTAAGGTTAATAAGGAATTGAGCTAAATCATCAGAGAGTTTAATCGTAATTTGACCTTCATCATAACTTGCCCGTTGTACCCAATAGATATCATCAATCACAAATTTATTGTTTTCTTTAGCCCGGGTTATAGTAAGAGGTTTACTGTTTAAACCATTCACTGTTTCTCTTATTCTTTCATAAAAGCCCGACTCCGATATGCCAAAGAGATTGGCTAAATCTTTTGTTTGCAAAACATATGTCTTTAAATCTTTATCTTCTGGTTGTACTAATGAAACTAGTGCATATAATAAACGTCTTTCATTTATTGATAGATTTTGTTTTGTATTAACAAGGGCGTTTGATTGATTGACCCAGTAATATGGCTTTAGATCAGCTTCTATTAGATCTTCATCAAAAGATAGTTGTTCAACTTGCGTTACCACAGTCATTTCAATCCTCCTAAACCTTAACTATCTCCAATATAATACAAAAAAACACAAGATTCCATACTTAGTTACATAGCTAAAATTAAGTAACCAATAAGTCTATAAATTCGGTGTATAAAATCAATTTATAATAGAATGATATGTCTACCTTTCCGGTGCTTTGAAATTACTAGCTAATCATAATCTAAATCCATATAGCTACTTTTTCGGTGCTGATATATTATAATTTTCAAATTATAATATACTATATGGCTATATATTCGGTGCTGAAATTTTTTTAGGGTTAAAGCAAATATGGCTACTAAATCGGTGCTACATAGAGTTATTGCTTCAGCAAAGAGTATATATCGTCTTGAAAAAAGCATTTAAAGGAAGCTATTAATAATATGTCTACCGAAAAGGTAGACATATCATATTAATACATAGAATAAGATATGAGTGGCAAGTTTACTATTGCTCTATATATCTACTATTTCGGTGTAACTCTACTCTAAAGTAACAAGTTTATAAAATATTACCGTTCTAGTAGACATATATAATGTGAAATGTTAAGGAAAAAAACTAATATGTCTACCCTTTAGGTAGATCAACATATAATAGATGTGAGAATTAAAAGAAGATGACCTTAAAAATAGGCTGTATACATGTCCCTTTTAGATCAAACAGATATAGATCTATTATTTCCACCGTTTTTATAGCTATATTTTGATATTTTAAAAGTCTCATACCGAATTAATAGACATATAACACTTTTTAAATAGACATATATCCACTTATATACTAGACATGTAACATCGTATTAGTAGCCATAACCACCGTTTTAATAGACTTATAGTACCGTTTTAATAGACATATAAGATGTTGAACCTTACTCTCCCAAGACCTAATTTCACCTATAAACAAGTAACAATTTATAAACAAGAAAACAATATATTAAACAGTTTAAACATACATACCTAAAAAAAGTATAGGGGATAATATTATACTTACCCATCTTAAAACATATCTATTTACACAAGTAGAATCATCTTTACAAGAATTTTAAAATAAATAGAATCTATATACCATAAACTTAAGTTTACTCCTAATATTCTAAATGCAGCCTAAATTAAATAGATATCTACCAATAAAAAGTTTAGAGAAATATCTAAAATATCTGCATTAAAATTTCATCATTATAACAAACGTCATAATCATGAAATTTTCTTAGCGTACCTATAAGTTATAAAAAACATAGAATAATATATTTAGTAATAGGAACACAATTAAATGGAAGAACTAGACCAAAAACTCAAAGTTTACTTTGAAGACTATTAATATTGATGTGCACCCCAAAAATTAGACGAACCAATTCTAACTTTTGGGGTGTTTTTTATGGTCAAATATGATGAAGGATTTAAGCTGAGTGTAGTTAACGCATATTTAGCTGGTGAAGGTGCATATGCTTCCTTCGCAAACAGATTTGGAATCCGAAGAATTATGGCTATCGCCGAATTGATATGGAATTGCGTAAGAAAGATTATATCCTAAATCACAAAAATCCTGCGCATTACCAATAAACTTGGTATTATTTGTACTTCATTCACACGTAAATCTCGTAAATACAACTCGTATAAAGGAACCGTAGGCAAGATCTCGAAAACCTTGTAAACAGTAAATTCTATACAAGCATTCCACATCAGAAATTAACGACTGATACATCTGAATTTAAATACTACACGACCGATTCTAATGGGAAGTTAATCATTAAGAAGGCTTATTTAGATCCGTTTCTAAATATGTATAATGGTGAAATTCTAACCTTTCGATTCTCAGAGAGACCGGACACTCAAGCAATAATGGCTGCTTTAGAGGAAGCAATTGAAATAACAAAAGATTGCCCCTATCGAACTACAATACACTCTGATCAAGGCTGGGCTTATCAAATGAAAAGGTATGTAAAGAAACTAAAAGATAATGGTATCTATCAAAGTATGTCCCGAAAAGGAAACTGTCTGGATTATTCACCAATGGAGAATTACTTCGGGATAATGAAACTGAAAATGTAATATGGTAATTGAGAGCTTAAGCAAGCAGTAACTGATTATATTTTTTACTATAACAATGAACGGATAAAAGCAAAATTGACTGGCATGGTTCCCCAGTGGAATACCGTCTTCATGCCAGTCAACTAGCTGCTTAAATATTTGGTCTAACTTTTAGGGTTCAACACATATTCTATTAATCGCCAGTCTCTCACTTCTTTTCTGATTGCATTCTTTGCCTTATCGGCAATTGCCAGCAAGAATTTTGTGAAGAATTTTCCATATTTATTCAGACAATCGAAAGAAGTAGTTGAATAATTCCATTGCCTATCATCATCTTTACAATAGATAATATTCGTTTTCTCTAGGTTTAACACCAATCCAAATAGTTGAATCTTTCTTACAGTCTTCGTTGAAGATATTTTGCTTCTTTCATTGAAGCACAGTGTGCTATTCCATCATCGGCGTATCTTGCCCAAGGAACCTTGGAATTCTTTTTTATCATAAAATTAAAAATGTATATTGAAGGATCGCAAGAACAGGACTTATAACTCTTCCTTGCGGAGTACCAGTTCACTCCGTTAACGTTCCGTGCTCCATTTGAAAAGGTGTAGTTAGCCATCTATGTATTTATAAAATGAACCATTCTTGATTTGTATAACGTTTTACCATTTCAATAAGATAAAGTCATATGGGATATTATCATCAATAGTCCCTTAATATCGATCGAACTCTAACACCCAGTCTTTCTGTCAGAAGTGTCTATTATAAGAAACTTCTATATTATTAAATTCCATTTTAATAACCAGAAGTACTATTTTATAAAGGTTTTTTTATAGTATCCATGTACAGACACTATATAATTCAAAAGCGTGATTTTCAAAAGAATCTCAATACATTTTTACTAAAAATAAACTAAAAACTAGAGTTTTCCTTTTTTAAATACATCAAATTATGAAAATATGAATAGATACTAAAACAAATAATAAAATAACCTCTTATTATAGACACCATAAACAAACCATCTTTTCCTTGTAGCCTCAATCGCATGAATTTCCCATTTATTTGGTCGGTATCAATAAAAATCATCATAAAACAATTTCCCCACTGTTTTTTCAAAATATAGTTTCGTAACAATATGTGCTACTCGGTCTTTGACTGAAGGAACCCCAAATGTTCTTGTTCCACCATTCTTTTTGGGTATAGCTATTACTTTTACTGGTTTTGGAAAATAGCTAGCTTCCTGAGACATATGATTCCACCCTAGCCCCAAGGTTCCCAAGTTCCGTACAAACGCAAGTGTTATATTCATGCCACCTATAACAGCCACCACTTAGACAGTAAATAGTTCACACCTCTAATCTCGTCCTAGGTTAACGACTACCCCCCTAGTCTTGATGGATCCCTATGCTTTCGACATTTCCGTATGTGGTTCACATAATCATTCATCTACATAACACGCACTTAACAGTTCTTGACTGCCTTTTTCCTACACTCAATACCCTAACTTTTAACTATAGCGCCTTAAGGTAATTTGAAATCCCAGCCTGGATGGCGATTCCGACGGCTCCATCGTCATCATTTGTACAGCATAGCTGCTTTGAGTAATCTCGCTACTCACAACGGTAACAGGATTATGAAAAATAGCGATGTCATCTTTCTTTGTAGCCAAATGTTGAAATTTAGCCAAGTTTCTGTCACTCCACCAAAACTTCTAACCCCACATTTCTTCTCATTCTTTATATTATTTCGTATGCTATCAATTTATTTCATCTTCGAGAAAGTTCTTCAAGAACATATTAATTACATCTCTGTTGCCATATTCGCAGTATTTCGCACCGTTTCGCAGAGTTTTTTCACTACTCATTGACTTGTTCAGATATTAGCAAAACAATTTATTGACTTTATTATTCTTAGCTCTGTTGAATTGTACTATGTTTTTGAGCTTTGAGCTTTTATGGTACAAGAATTTATAACAATAAATAACACTAATTTAACATCCTGATTTTATTGAGAGCAAAAACATTATTAAATTAACAAATATAAAAGACCAAATCGCTAAGTGATCTGGTCTTTTAATTGATATGCAATTATCCCCTA carries:
- a CDS encoding replication initiation protein; this translates as MTVVTQVEQLSFDEDLIEADLKPYYWVNQSNALVNTKQNLSINERRLLYALVSLVQPEDKDLKTYVLQTKDLANLFGISESGFYERIRETVNGLNSKPLTITRAKENNKFVIDDIYWVQRASYDEGQITIKLSDDLAQFLINLKSYTKYQLYNVLKLRSEYSWRIYELLKERERFGKRIMEIKELREMLAIPDDKLNLMKNFRAVVLEKAKKEIAEKTDIRFEYEVHKKVGRSIHSFVFYIYKNQKNINKTIDEESLDYDIQTILNLLITKGIRREKAVELVKNYPPKYIEENLRYVLRMEDKGLANLAGYIVSAIENNYAESTYEKDLDNSLLQLAIGNVDSRLKERTEQDIMDLESLYDYFLEVINKSKVSTKEEIDHIKNEMQTTLFKKMDDIYEYRKGHRLPPLLEDDFEKSKIKSYFKKWLTKHREELPY
- a CDS encoding DDE-type integrase/transposase/recombinase, encoding MPHQKLTTDTSEFKYYTTDSNGKLIIKKAYLDPFLNMYNGEILTFRFSERPDTQAIMAALEEAIEITKDCPYRTTIHSDQGWAYQMKRYVKKLKDNGIYQSMSRKGNCLDYSPMENYFGIMKLKM